In Allomuricauda ruestringensis DSM 13258, the following proteins share a genomic window:
- a CDS encoding dipeptide epimerase has translation MQIALKKYTLQLAHTFTISRESRDEQDTLIVCLSLNGQTGYGEATSNPYYKITIEGMMAEIEAVRNQIEGYTFDTPENFYEHLESLNLHKFTLCALDLAANDLYGKLKGKPLYELWGTSAEKYPITNYTIGIDTIEKMVAKLQEKPWPLYKIKLGTPDDVAIVRELRKHTDSIFRIDANTAWTAEETIKNAPLLKELGVEFLEQPLKADDWEGMALVKEKSVLPVIADESCIVESDVEQCGGYFHGINIKLTKCGGLTPARRMIKKGRELGLQLMVGCMTESTVGISAIAQLLPQLDYVDMDGAMLLKGDIAKGVEILENGKVIFPKLPGSGIELL, from the coding sequence ATGCAGATAGCGCTTAAAAAGTATACGCTTCAACTAGCCCATACCTTTACCATTTCAAGGGAATCCCGAGACGAACAGGACACCTTGATTGTTTGTTTGTCGCTTAATGGGCAAACAGGTTATGGCGAAGCCACTTCCAACCCATACTATAAAATTACCATCGAGGGGATGATGGCCGAAATAGAAGCTGTCAGAAATCAAATTGAAGGGTACACCTTTGACACCCCTGAAAACTTTTACGAACATTTAGAGTCCCTGAACCTCCATAAATTTACCCTTTGCGCCTTGGATTTGGCCGCAAACGACCTGTATGGGAAACTTAAAGGCAAACCCCTGTACGAACTTTGGGGCACATCTGCTGAAAAGTATCCGATTACAAACTATACCATAGGTATAGATACCATAGAAAAAATGGTGGCCAAACTGCAAGAAAAACCATGGCCCCTTTACAAAATCAAATTGGGAACCCCTGACGATGTGGCCATTGTTCGGGAACTCAGAAAACATACGGATAGTATTTTCCGAATTGATGCCAACACGGCTTGGACTGCAGAGGAAACCATCAAAAATGCACCTTTGTTAAAAGAGCTTGGGGTGGAGTTTTTGGAGCAACCGCTTAAAGCTGATGATTGGGAAGGAATGGCCTTGGTCAAAGAAAAATCCGTTCTTCCCGTTATCGCAGACGAAAGTTGCATCGTAGAAAGCGATGTGGAACAATGCGGAGGCTATTTTCACGGTATCAATATTAAATTGACCAAGTGCGGTGGCCTCACACCTGCACGACGGATGATCAAAAAAGGTAGAGAGCTTGGATTGCAACTTATGGTGGGCTGTATGACGGAATCTACCGTTGGAATTTCTGCCATTGCCCAACTTTTGCCCCAGCTTGATTATGTGGACATGGATGGTGCCATGCTCCTAAAAGGTGATATTGCAAAAGGTGTGGAGATTTTGGAAAACGGTAAAGTAATTTTTCCAAAATTGCCCGGTAGCGGCATAGAATTGCTGTAA
- a CDS encoding pyridoxal phosphate-dependent aminotransferase family protein, producing the protein MGHSINHIPDRQVLVDGKPHLYFGGTAYLGLQNHPPFKDLFVQNVSKYGMHYGASRKSNVVLDIYNKTENYLANWAGSESCLTMSSGYLVAQLVVQTLIEKGHTVIAAPHAHAALCTKEVIETKGWEELEQLVSKEIAKNQLMPVVLFDTIDFSGEQFPSFNSLRKLSLDKVILIGDDSHGIGIVGENGNGCFNMLKALNPAKLMVCCSLGKALGIQAGAVFGAKEDIQMLESTPFYGGASPASPAFMATLLEAREIYSERLEKLRDNYRYFKSMLKRPSFFSHMEGHPTFEFQNAKVASSLNKGGFVFTNFNYPDANGPIVSRLVLSAYHKKEDVVNLTHSINTQQINQDFS; encoded by the coding sequence ATGGGCCACTCAATAAATCACATACCGGACAGACAAGTTTTAGTTGATGGCAAACCCCATTTATATTTTGGGGGAACCGCTTATTTAGGGCTGCAAAACCACCCTCCTTTTAAGGATTTGTTTGTTCAAAATGTATCGAAGTATGGTATGCATTATGGCGCCTCCAGAAAATCCAATGTGGTTCTGGACATATACAACAAAACCGAAAACTATTTGGCCAACTGGGCGGGTAGTGAAAGTTGCCTGACCATGTCTTCTGGTTACTTGGTGGCCCAATTGGTGGTTCAGACCCTAATAGAGAAAGGACATACCGTAATTGCCGCACCACATGCCCATGCTGCACTTTGCACCAAAGAGGTAATTGAAACCAAAGGTTGGGAGGAATTGGAACAACTAGTATCAAAAGAAATTGCCAAAAACCAACTGATGCCCGTTGTACTTTTTGACACTATTGATTTTTCCGGTGAACAATTTCCAAGCTTCAATAGTTTAAGAAAGCTCTCTTTGGATAAGGTGATTTTAATCGGAGACGATTCCCATGGTATCGGCATTGTTGGAGAAAACGGGAATGGCTGTTTTAATATGCTCAAAGCACTTAATCCAGCCAAACTTATGGTTTGTTGTTCGTTGGGCAAGGCATTGGGCATACAGGCAGGCGCTGTTTTTGGTGCTAAAGAGGACATCCAAATGTTGGAATCCACTCCTTTTTATGGAGGAGCAAGCCCTGCATCTCCTGCTTTTATGGCAACACTGTTGGAGGCCAGAGAAATATATTCCGAGCGTTTGGAAAAACTCAGGGACAACTACCGTTATTTTAAATCCATGCTAAAAAGACCTTCCTTTTTCTCCCACATGGAAGGGCATCCTACTTTTGAATTCCAAAATGCCAAAGTGGCATCATCTTTAAACAAAGGTGGTTTTGTTTTTACCAATTTTAATTACCCTGATGCCAATGGTCCTATTGTGAGCCGTTTGGTCTTGAGTGCTTATCATAAAAAAGAGGATGTTGTAAATTTGACTCACAGTATTAACACGCAGCAGATTAACCAAGATTTCTCATGA
- a CDS encoding C40 family peptidase, whose protein sequence is MKFPSFHNNRVCLFLLVVLIFSACKTEQSTEPNKVDEIISSVRETYAPDKRVALFDIQSEENSSGYILKGKTNLPEALDTFKKELDSQNIKYTDSIEVLPSKKLEGKIYGVINNSVANLRSNTAHSAELVTQGTLGMPLNVYQKERSWYLIQTPDNYLGWVDAGGIELMTKKEFDEWKATDKLIYTDTYGKSYTEADVSSDAVSDVVAGNIFSLVTEGSDFYEVKYPDGRKAYLLKDEADSFDEWKSKLAFTKESLVETSKTMLGVPYLWGGTSTKGVDCSGFTKTVYLMNGMIIPRDASQQIHEGTLIDDSKEFDKLIAGDLLFFGRKATDSTSERVIHVGMWIGDNRFIHSAGNVHISSMDKNAENFDTYNYNRYLRTKRILNETGEGLLYLTKENVF, encoded by the coding sequence ATGAAGTTTCCATCTTTCCATAATAATAGGGTTTGCCTCTTTTTGTTGGTTGTCCTTATTTTTTCAGCCTGTAAAACAGAGCAAAGCACAGAGCCAAATAAGGTAGATGAAATTATTTCTTCCGTTCGGGAAACCTATGCCCCGGATAAGCGAGTGGCTCTTTTTGATATTCAATCGGAAGAGAATTCTTCTGGCTACATCCTAAAGGGAAAAACAAACCTTCCAGAAGCGTTGGATACTTTTAAAAAAGAGTTGGATTCCCAAAATATAAAGTATACGGACAGTATTGAGGTATTGCCTTCAAAAAAGTTAGAGGGAAAGATTTATGGGGTAATCAATAATTCTGTTGCCAACCTAAGGTCAAACACTGCCCATTCTGCCGAATTGGTTACACAGGGTACTTTGGGAATGCCTCTTAACGTATATCAAAAAGAGAGAAGCTGGTACCTTATACAAACTCCGGACAACTATCTCGGATGGGTAGATGCTGGGGGCATTGAATTAATGACCAAGAAGGAATTTGATGAATGGAAGGCTACAGATAAGTTAATTTACACGGATACATATGGAAAGTCATACACCGAAGCAGATGTAAGCTCCGATGCAGTATCCGATGTGGTGGCCGGTAATATTTTTAGCCTCGTTACCGAAGGTAGTGACTTTTATGAGGTAAAATACCCGGACGGACGAAAAGCGTACCTGCTGAAGGACGAAGCGGATAGTTTTGATGAATGGAAATCCAAGTTGGCCTTTACCAAAGAAAGTTTGGTGGAGACCTCCAAGACCATGCTCGGTGTCCCCTATTTATGGGGAGGTACTTCCACCAAAGGTGTGGATTGTAGTGGTTTTACCAAAACTGTTTATTTAATGAATGGAATGATTATTCCACGTGATGCTTCACAACAAATACATGAAGGCACTTTGATCGATGATTCCAAGGAGTTTGACAAACTTATTGCCGGAGACCTTTTGTTCTTTGGACGCAAAGCCACTGATTCCACTTCGGAACGCGTGATTCATGTGGGGATGTGGATTGGGGACAATAGGTTTATCCACTCCGCAGGCAATGTCCATATTAGTAGTATGGATAAAAACGCCGAAAATTTTGATACGTACAATTACAACCGCTACCTACGTACCAAACGTATTCTAAATGAAACGGGGGAAGGGTTGTTGTACCTAACCAAGGAGAATGTTTTTTAA
- a CDS encoding SusD/RagB family nutrient-binding outer membrane lipoprotein, with translation MKKIYIIIFSAFLAIGCSDFDEDINQNPNLPNQASGTQLIAQAQLSLPGLSSSPQGEFMAQYLAETQYVGASLYPEQSTSFYGWYYGPLADLEAVLNSKELNGNDGPVNNQIAVAKILKAYYFWNITDRWGDVPYKEALQGVDNFTPVYDSQEFIYEYLFAELKEAVDLIESGSIANDIIYNGDMGKWRKLANSIRMLMALRLSEVAPAVAEAEFNDAMEDGVLESNDDNLVFQHLAEANNQNYWYGQIVNQNREWWALTENLVAEMQPVDDPRLPVYGNLTRNSGEYIGLLFGEEENIGTEEYSLLGDAIYAQDAPVQLLTYAQILFAMAEAATPERSWIAGDAASYYEMAVEQSILQWTGSTDGAAEFLAQPGVTYDDSIAIEQIATQRWVHLFMFGYEAWAEWRRTGYPDIMVSPNGVEVPLRLSYPDNEAFNNETNYNDAVQRQFGGDDSIHKPLWWDE, from the coding sequence ATGAAGAAGATATATATAATAATTTTTTCGGCTTTTTTAGCGATAGGTTGTAGCGATTTTGATGAAGATATCAACCAGAACCCAAACCTTCCGAATCAAGCATCCGGAACACAGCTTATAGCTCAGGCACAACTTTCATTGCCAGGTTTAAGTTCATCCCCACAAGGGGAATTTATGGCACAATACTTGGCCGAGACCCAGTATGTGGGTGCTTCTCTTTACCCTGAACAGAGCACTAGTTTTTATGGTTGGTACTATGGTCCATTGGCCGATTTGGAAGCGGTTTTGAATTCTAAGGAGCTCAATGGGAACGATGGGCCCGTAAACAATCAAATTGCGGTGGCCAAGATTCTAAAAGCCTATTATTTTTGGAATATAACCGACCGATGGGGAGATGTTCCCTACAAAGAAGCATTACAGGGAGTTGATAATTTCACCCCAGTGTATGACTCACAGGAATTCATTTATGAATATTTGTTTGCAGAACTAAAGGAAGCTGTAGATTTAATTGAAAGCGGTAGCATAGCAAATGACATTATTTACAATGGAGACATGGGAAAATGGCGTAAACTGGCCAACTCCATTAGAATGCTCATGGCCCTCCGTCTTTCGGAAGTTGCACCTGCCGTTGCTGAAGCGGAGTTCAATGATGCTATGGAAGATGGCGTGTTGGAATCAAATGACGATAATCTTGTGTTCCAGCATTTGGCAGAAGCCAACAACCAAAACTATTGGTACGGACAAATTGTAAACCAAAATAGGGAATGGTGGGCCCTTACAGAAAATCTAGTTGCAGAAATGCAACCCGTTGATGACCCCAGACTTCCAGTTTATGGAAACTTGACGAGAAACTCGGGGGAATATATTGGATTGCTTTTCGGTGAAGAGGAGAATATTGGAACAGAGGAATACTCATTGCTTGGAGATGCCATTTATGCACAAGATGCCCCTGTTCAATTGCTTACTTATGCCCAAATCCTTTTTGCAATGGCCGAAGCTGCCACTCCTGAAAGAAGTTGGATAGCTGGAGATGCAGCTTCTTATTATGAAATGGCAGTCGAGCAATCCATATTGCAATGGACAGGAAGCACGGACGGTGCAGCAGAATTTTTGGCGCAACCAGGGGTCACCTATGATGATTCTATAGCTATAGAACAAATAGCCACTCAACGTTGGGTTCATTTGTTTATGTTCGGTTATGAAGCTTGGGCCGAATGGAGAAGAACGGGCTATCCTGATATCATGGTCTCACCGAATGGTGTTGAGGTACCTTTAAGATTAAGTTATCCGGATAACGAAGCCTTTAATAACGAAACCAATTATAATGATGCGGTACAGCGTCAATTTGGAGGAGACGACAGCATTCATAAGCCACTATGGTGGGATGAATAA
- a CDS encoding SusC/RagA family TonB-linked outer membrane protein, which produces MKNIYLTIIAVFSCVAAFGQTVTGTVSDISGTPLPGVTIVVSGTNIGTTTDFDGNYSITASSGQILRFSYLGMKPKEVTVGTQTTINVSLEEDAEQLGEVVVTALGISRDKKSLGYATQEVDGDNFNLTNEQNVLGSLSGRVAGVQVTGASGASMGGTQKIKIRGVNSISGGDQPLIVIDGTPISNANFSGSDQADYGNLAQDINPADIESVNVLKGPAASALYGIRGQFGVIMITTKKGKKGVKDVNVQISSSVSLESTYNFIPLQNMYGGGSSQTFRVLDNGQPFVDMSVDESWGPLMDGTPVRHVFSFYPQDPEYGQLRPFVPQPNNVKDYYRTGATYNNSVSVTGGNENTSFRLSANDTRIEGVVPNTYLNRNNIGLSASLNLNEKVTVSSNMNYARNEGQRPGQGSEYGASYMVQWFQRNLDMNRLRDYQYDDGTFLHWNLSRPDSESGQISDFDPLYWNNPYFEVYENNSNDRRDRFFGDIGISYKILPELEVSGFIRSDMYTQNIENRSAFGGRRVPSYSVGKYQNREFNYEFLAQYKKSWGDFSFDGSIGGNIYDRRYSYLSMSTVGGLSTPGFYNIDASIDRPNTTSYLLEKQIRSLYSLVSFGYDGTYFIDASIRNDNSSALPDDNNSYWYPSLSGSIVFSELLNWKPLSFGKIRASYAQAGSDLNPYQTSTVYGVGTVYDGINTLYVPDNLNNPNIKPSFSNSFETGIELNFFKNRLGFDFTYYEQKNKDQIISLDVSGTSGYNSSIINAGLIENNGFELSVNANPIRSNFFSWDFTFNINKNESEVVELAPGIDVYTYDSTTYSSVTSYLNSYEGKPFGSLVGQAYERDEATGMVLLGDDNMPLYTDATHDFGSVLPDFNGGIQNNFRIGQFNIAAMIDFQGGGQFFSRSKMLSVRTGQDALTVATNDKGMNVRDAVEDGGGVKVTGISETTGEEVTAYVDARSYYRNVIGRRIYEEWLYDASFIKLREVRIQYNLGEKIINKLPFKTMSLSFIARNPYMIWQKAPRGINPSEISTGAQSISWYESGQLPSVRSYGLNLNVTF; this is translated from the coding sequence ATGAAAAACATTTATTTGACAATTATTGCAGTGTTTTCTTGTGTTGCTGCATTTGGTCAGACCGTTACGGGTACAGTGTCCGATATTTCGGGTACACCTTTGCCCGGCGTGACCATTGTGGTAAGTGGCACGAACATCGGAACAACAACAGATTTTGATGGAAACTATTCCATTACCGCCTCTAGCGGGCAAATCTTGAGATTTTCTTATTTGGGAATGAAACCAAAAGAAGTTACCGTAGGTACGCAAACGACTATCAATGTGTCTTTGGAAGAAGATGCAGAACAATTGGGGGAGGTTGTGGTTACTGCTTTGGGCATTTCAAGGGATAAAAAGTCGCTGGGTTATGCTACACAAGAGGTCGATGGAGATAATTTTAATTTAACCAATGAGCAAAATGTTTTGGGATCCCTTTCTGGACGAGTTGCCGGGGTACAGGTAACTGGTGCTTCCGGGGCTAGTATGGGAGGTACCCAGAAAATCAAAATTAGAGGTGTGAACTCCATTAGTGGAGGAGACCAACCGTTAATTGTTATTGATGGAACCCCAATTTCCAACGCTAATTTCTCTGGGAGTGACCAAGCGGATTATGGAAACCTTGCGCAGGACATCAACCCGGCAGATATTGAATCTGTGAATGTATTGAAAGGGCCAGCTGCTTCTGCATTGTATGGAATCAGGGGGCAGTTCGGGGTTATAATGATTACTACCAAAAAGGGCAAAAAAGGAGTCAAAGACGTTAATGTGCAGATTTCATCTTCTGTTTCATTGGAATCCACATATAATTTTATCCCCTTACAAAATATGTACGGGGGCGGTTCCAGTCAGACCTTTAGAGTACTGGATAATGGCCAACCATTTGTAGATATGAGTGTTGATGAAAGTTGGGGGCCTTTAATGGACGGCACCCCTGTTCGCCATGTTTTCAGTTTCTATCCTCAGGATCCCGAATATGGACAACTTAGGCCATTTGTGCCACAGCCCAACAATGTTAAAGATTATTACAGGACAGGTGCAACCTACAACAATAGTGTGTCCGTTACCGGAGGAAATGAGAATACATCTTTCCGCCTAAGCGCAAATGACACACGTATAGAAGGCGTTGTCCCAAATACATATCTCAATAGAAATAACATTGGTTTGAGTGCAAGTTTAAACTTGAATGAAAAGGTAACTGTTTCCAGCAATATGAACTATGCCAGAAATGAAGGTCAGCGTCCCGGCCAAGGTTCCGAATATGGAGCAAGTTACATGGTACAATGGTTCCAACGTAATTTGGATATGAATAGATTGAGGGATTATCAATACGATGACGGGACATTTTTACATTGGAATTTGAGCCGCCCGGATTCAGAATCCGGCCAGATTTCTGATTTTGATCCGCTCTATTGGAACAACCCTTATTTTGAAGTTTATGAAAACAACAGTAACGATAGACGAGATAGATTCTTTGGAGATATAGGCATTTCGTACAAGATTTTACCGGAATTGGAAGTCAGTGGATTCATCCGTTCGGATATGTATACCCAAAACATAGAAAATAGATCGGCTTTTGGGGGTAGGAGAGTTCCTTCCTATTCCGTTGGAAAATATCAGAACAGGGAGTTCAATTACGAATTTTTGGCACAATACAAAAAGTCATGGGGAGATTTTTCTTTTGATGGCAGTATAGGTGGCAATATATATGACCGACGTTATTCGTATCTCTCAATGAGCACGGTCGGCGGACTTTCAACACCAGGTTTCTACAATATTGATGCATCAATAGATAGACCCAATACCACCTCGTACCTATTGGAAAAGCAAATACGAAGTTTATATAGTTTGGTATCGTTCGGATACGATGGAACTTATTTTATAGATGCATCCATACGAAATGATAATTCGTCCGCATTACCTGATGATAACAATTCCTATTGGTACCCTTCTTTGTCAGGAAGCATTGTTTTTAGTGAATTATTGAACTGGAAACCATTGTCCTTTGGTAAGATTAGGGCCAGTTATGCGCAAGCAGGATCAGATTTGAATCCGTATCAAACAAGTACTGTTTATGGCGTAGGAACGGTTTATGATGGAATAAATACGTTGTATGTACCAGACAATTTGAACAATCCTAATATAAAACCTTCTTTTTCAAATTCTTTCGAAACAGGAATTGAATTGAACTTTTTTAAAAATCGATTAGGCTTTGACTTTACTTACTATGAGCAAAAGAACAAGGATCAGATTATCAGTTTGGATGTTTCAGGAACCAGTGGGTATAATTCCAGTATCATCAATGCAGGTTTGATCGAGAACAATGGTTTTGAGCTATCAGTGAATGCCAATCCCATCAGGTCCAACTTCTTTTCATGGGATTTTACCTTTAACATCAATAAAAATGAAAGTGAAGTTGTGGAACTCGCACCGGGCATAGATGTTTATACCTATGATTCCACTACCTACTCAAGCGTTACAAGTTATTTGAACTCCTACGAAGGAAAGCCGTTCGGTAGTTTGGTAGGGCAGGCGTATGAAAGGGATGAGGCTACGGGAATGGTATTACTGGGTGATGATAACATGCCATTATATACCGATGCTACACATGATTTTGGTTCGGTATTGCCAGATTTTAACGGAGGAATTCAAAATAATTTTAGGATAGGCCAATTCAATATTGCCGCAATGATTGATTTCCAAGGTGGAGGACAGTTCTTCAGTAGATCAAAAATGTTGTCTGTAAGAACTGGGCAAGATGCATTGACAGTAGCCACAAATGATAAAGGGATGAACGTAAGGGACGCCGTTGAAGATGGGGGCGGGGTCAAGGTCACTGGGATTTCTGAAACAACTGGTGAAGAAGTTACTGCATACGTGGATGCCCGTTCCTATTATAGAAATGTGATAGGTAGAAGAATTTATGAGGAATGGTTGTATGATGCATCCTTTATAAAATTAAGGGAAGTAAGAATTCAATATAATTTAGGTGAAAAAATCATCAATAAATTGCCTTTTAAAACAATGAGCCTTTCTTTTATAGCACGAAACCCTTACATGATATGGCAAAAAGCTCCAAGGGGCATAAACCCATCAGAGATTTCAACAGGAGCTCAGTCCATAAGCTGGTACGAGTCGGGCCAATTACCTTCGGTAAGGTCATATGGTCTTAACCTAAACGTAACATTTTAA
- the trxB gene encoding thioredoxin-disulfide reductase — MSEQVERIKTLIIGSGPAGYTAAIYAARADLKPVMYTGMEPGGQLTTTTEVDNFPGYPEGIDGPTMMIQLQQQAERFGTEVRIGMVTAVELSDEVGGIHKVTVDDSTQLEAETVIISTGASAKYLNIPSEQRLRGGGVSACAVCDGFFYKGQDVAIVGAGDTAAEEASYLANICTKVTMLVRKDYMRASKAMQHRVNSLDNIEIRYNTEVDEVLGEQVVEGIRVVNNQTGEKEEIPVTGLFIAIGHKPNTDIFKGQLDMDETGYIITQPKSTKTNKPGVFASGDAQDKIYRQAVTAAGTGCMAALDAERYLASVESKEVLAS; from the coding sequence ATGTCAGAACAAGTGGAAAGAATCAAAACATTGATTATTGGATCGGGACCAGCAGGTTATACCGCGGCCATTTATGCCGCTAGGGCAGATTTAAAACCAGTAATGTATACTGGAATGGAGCCCGGTGGGCAATTGACCACTACCACCGAAGTGGATAATTTTCCAGGGTATCCAGAAGGTATCGATGGGCCAACCATGATGATACAGTTGCAACAACAGGCAGAAAGGTTCGGTACCGAAGTGAGAATTGGTATGGTAACCGCTGTGGAACTTAGTGATGAAGTTGGCGGAATACATAAAGTTACAGTGGACGATTCCACCCAATTGGAAGCTGAAACCGTGATAATCTCAACAGGCGCTTCCGCCAAGTACTTGAATATACCAAGCGAGCAGCGATTAAGGGGCGGTGGAGTATCGGCCTGTGCGGTTTGCGACGGTTTTTTCTATAAAGGTCAGGATGTAGCCATTGTTGGAGCAGGAGATACCGCAGCCGAGGAAGCATCCTATTTGGCCAATATATGCACAAAAGTGACCATGTTGGTTCGTAAAGACTACATGCGGGCTTCCAAAGCCATGCAGCATCGCGTAAATAGTTTGGACAATATCGAAATCCGATACAATACCGAAGTGGATGAAGTTTTGGGCGAACAGGTTGTGGAAGGTATTCGTGTGGTGAACAACCAAACCGGTGAGAAAGAGGAAATACCAGTTACTGGATTGTTTATCGCGATTGGGCATAAACCTAATACCGATATATTTAAAGGACAGTTGGATATGGACGAAACAGGCTACATTATTACTCAGCCAAAATCCACCAAAACAAACAAACCCGGTGTTTTTGCCAGTGGCGATGCACAGGATAAAATATACCGACAGGCGGTTACTGCAGCAGGAACTGGGTGTATGGCCGCTTTGGATGCAGAGCGTTACTTGGCCTCGGTAGAGAGCAAAGAAGTGTTGGCATCATAA
- the rimK gene encoding 30S ribosomal protein S6--L-glutamate ligase yields the protein MNDFKILGSEEWCQFDDLRIPAIKARVDSGAKTSSIQASKIKIFNKGLEEWVRFEVNPVQDNRSISILCQAKLVDVRSVKSSQGIAEERPVIKTNINIAGNVYEIELTLANRDTMEYRMLLGREAINGRYLVDPSQSFVQGDISDEDLEQKYQPFTTEKKGLRLGLLASNPNLYSNKRIIEAGEMRGHKVVFLNVEHVYMKLDAATPEIRYRGGNILDKFDAVIPRIKPAVTFYGCALLRQFDTLGVYCLNSADSIGRSRDKLFASQLFSKNDIHIPTTGFAKSPMDTKDLIRMVSGAPLIIKLLESTQGKGVVLAETNKAAESVINAFKSVQTNILVQEFIKEANGHDIRCFVVNGKVVASMQRTAEKGEFRANIHQGGAASKVKITPEERKLAIKSAKVFNLDVAGVDLIRSNKGPLLLEVNSSPGLQGIENTTGKDIANVMIETIEKKLKYKQ from the coding sequence TTGAACGATTTTAAAATTTTGGGCAGCGAAGAATGGTGCCAGTTTGATGATTTGAGAATTCCGGCCATAAAGGCCAGAGTAGATTCCGGAGCAAAAACATCATCCATTCAAGCCAGTAAGATTAAAATTTTTAACAAAGGCCTGGAAGAATGGGTGCGTTTTGAGGTAAACCCAGTTCAAGACAATAGAAGTATATCCATCCTGTGTCAGGCCAAGTTGGTCGATGTACGGAGCGTTAAAAGTTCGCAAGGTATTGCAGAGGAACGTCCCGTAATAAAGACCAATATAAATATTGCGGGCAATGTCTATGAAATTGAACTTACCCTGGCCAATAGAGATACCATGGAGTATCGAATGTTGCTTGGTCGTGAGGCAATCAATGGACGGTACTTGGTAGATCCATCCCAAAGTTTTGTGCAGGGAGATATTTCCGATGAGGATTTGGAACAGAAGTACCAACCCTTCACTACGGAGAAAAAAGGACTCCGGTTGGGGCTGTTGGCCAGTAACCCAAACCTGTACAGTAATAAAAGAATTATTGAGGCAGGCGAAATGCGGGGCCATAAAGTGGTTTTTTTGAATGTGGAGCACGTGTATATGAAATTGGATGCCGCGACTCCGGAGATTAGGTACCGTGGCGGAAACATTTTGGATAAGTTCGATGCCGTGATTCCAAGAATAAAACCTGCCGTTACTTTTTACGGTTGCGCTCTTTTAAGGCAGTTTGATACATTGGGGGTGTATTGTTTAAACTCTGCCGACTCCATTGGTAGATCCAGGGACAAACTTTTTGCATCACAATTGTTCTCCAAAAACGATATTCATATACCCACAACGGGCTTTGCCAAATCCCCAATGGATACCAAAGACCTTATCCGTATGGTAAGCGGAGCCCCACTCATTATTAAATTGTTGGAGAGCACCCAGGGAAAAGGAGTAGTGCTGGCCGAAACCAATAAAGCGGCGGAGAGTGTAATCAACGCTTTTAAAAGTGTTCAGACCAATATTTTGGTACAAGAGTTCATCAAAGAAGCCAATGGACACGATATTCGTTGTTTTGTGGTGAACGGAAAAGTGGTGGCCTCCATGCAACGTACTGCAGAAAAAGGAGAGTTTAGGGCTAATATTCATCAGGGTGGAGCGGCATCAAAAGTTAAGATAACCCCAGAGGAGCGAAAGTTGGCCATTAAATCTGCAAAGGTCTTTAACTTGGACGTTGCAGGAGTAGACCTTATCCGGTCTAACAAAGGCCCCTTGCTTTTGGAGGTGAATTCTTCACCGGGGCTTCAAGGAATTGAAAATACTACGGGAAAGGATATTGCCAATGTGATGATAGAGACTATCGAGAAAAAATTGAAATATAAGCAATAA